The following are encoded in a window of Uloborus diversus isolate 005 unplaced genomic scaffold, Udiv.v.3.1 scaffold_1394, whole genome shotgun sequence genomic DNA:
- the LOC129232771 gene encoding uncharacterized protein LOC129232771 has protein sequence MCSDVNILRRCCLEFRKQFLEVAKVDPFCYITIASACMAVYRSSHIKPNAIAMVPLRGYINSTNYSADAIRWLDYVATMEGICIAHALNGLGEKKLSGISVDGYCESLKTVYQYHVNKYCRYPVGHPIIITENFDDPCKYFGIIKCKVLAPRGLFLPILPYRCKDKLMFPLCRSCTEHMSQENCTHQGEDRALIGTWCTEELKLAIKKGYKVMDIYEVYHFESSTDSLFKSYIDLFLKIKQESSGWPVECVTDKEKEQYIRQYAEKEGVHLDISSVMINPGRRQVAKLALNSFWGR, from the exons ttctgatgtaaataTACTACGTCGCTGTTGTTTAGAGTTCCGAAAGCAGTTTTTGGAGGTTGCAAAGGTGGATCCGTTTTG cTACATTACTATTGCATCGGCATGCATGGCAGTGTATCGATCATCACATATCAAGCCCAATGCTATAGCCATGGTTCCATTACGAGGCTACATAAATTCTACCAATTATAGTGCTGATGCAATTAGATGGTTAGACTATGTGGCAACCATGGAAGGCATTTGTATAGCTCATGCTCTAAACGGATTGGGAGAGAAGAAATTGAGCGGTATTTCAGTAGATGGTTACTGCGAAAGTTTGAAGACAGTCTACCAATATCat gtGAATAAGTACTGTCGTTACCCAGTGGGTCATCCTATTATTATAACGGAAAACTTTGACGATCCTTGCAAATACTTTGGAATAATAAAATGCAAAGTTTTAGCACCAAGAGGATTGTTTTTGCCAATACTTCCGTACAGATGCAAGGATAAATTAATGTTTCCCTTGTGCCGATCCTGTACTGAACACATGAGCCAAGAAAACTGTACTCATCAAGGCGAAGACCGAGCATTGATAGGTACCTGGTGTACAGAAGAACTGAAGCTGGCAATAAAAAAAGGATACAAAGTCATGGAC atttACGAAGTTTATCACTTTGAATCTTCGACAGACTCCTTATTTAAATCATATATTGATCTCTTTCTCAAGATAAAACAGGAAAGCAGTGGCTGGCCTGTAGAGTGCGTGACTGataaagagaaagaacaatatattcgCCAGTATGCAGAGAAAGAAGGAGTACATTTAGATATTTCGTCTGTGATGATAAACCCTGGTCGACGACAAGTAGCAAAATTAGCATTGAACAGCTTTTGGGGgaggtaa